TGATGGTGGGCAGAGAGGTCGATCGAGTATACCCCGTGAAGCAGGAGACGGCGGTCCGCCGGAACCCGATCCTCTCTGTAAAGGATTTGAACACGGCCACGGTGAAGGATATAAACTTCGAGGTCCGCCGGGGAGAGGTCTTGGGAATCGGGGGACTGGTCGGGTCCTGGCGAACGGAACTGGCCCGTGCCATCTTCGGAATAGAGCCCCTCCAGAGTGGGGAGATATACCTTGACGGCAGGAGGATAGACCCCAAGGACCCAGGGGAGGCCATCAGAGCGGGAATCGGGTTTCTTACGGAGAACCGAAAAGAGGAGGGGCTTGTCGTCACCTTGTCGGTGGCCAAGAACATCTCCCTGCCGGTTCTGCGCAAGATCTCGCATTTCGCGTTCTGGCTGGACAAGCACAGGGAAAAAGAGATGACAACGACCCTGGCAAGGGAACTGGCGATCCGCACTCCCAGTCTGAACACGGAGGTGAATTCCCTCAGCGGCGGCAATCAGCAGAAAGTCGTACTGGCCAAATGGCTATCCGCCGCCCCCAAGTTGATGATTTTTGATGAACCCACCAGGGGCTTGGATGTAGGCGCAAAATCGGAGATTCATCAACTGATCAGAAAACTGGCGGCAAACGGCACCGGAATACTCCTTATCTCATCGGAACTGCCCGAACTGATCGGTCTGTCCGACCGTGTTCTGGTGATGAGAAAGGGGAGAATGGTCGGAGAGCTTTCGGCCGGGCAGATTACGGAGGATCGGGTCCTCTCCCTGGCAGCAGGTGAGGATGAGTGAATCGAGAGGAGTCTGCCTTCCCGGGGGGATGCCTCCATCGCTCCGGTTGAGTTCTCGGGAGAGAACTCCGGTCAAAAAGCAAGGGCGGGGTAGTTCTTATGGGGACGTCTGGCAGAGTTGCGGACGCGAAGGGCCCTGTTGAATCGAGCGGCATATGGAAGCAGATCCTCCAGGCGACACTGGGCCGCTATGCAGCCTATGTGATTCTCGCCTTCTTGATCATCATCTCCGGGGTGGTTCAGCCCATATTCTTTGACCCCAGAAACATCTTCAATGTCCTGCTCAGGGCCGCTCCTCTGGGAATCGTCACGGTCGGTCAATTCATAGTCATACTCGGGGGAGGTTTTGACC
The Deltaproteobacteria bacterium DNA segment above includes these coding regions:
- a CDS encoding sugar ABC transporter ATP-binding protein, which encodes MENNSTETILEMRNISKSFPGVKALDNVSFECKRGRISCLCGENGAGKSTLVKILVGIYRQDQGEIIFRGEKTEISSPWDAYRSGISMIYQESNLVPHLSVGENILLGHEPSRGMVINSDRLYADAERLLQRLGLSIDPRTLVYKLGVAQQQMVALAKVLSLNSDLVIMDEPTSSLPFHEVETLFGCVKALREQGKAIIYISHRLEEVFQIGDEIVVLRDGRKTGVLTREEADPRTLIRMMVGREVDRVYPVKQETAVRRNPILSVKDLNTATVKDINFEVRRGEVLGIGGLVGSWRTELARAIFGIEPLQSGEIYLDGRRIDPKDPGEAIRAGIGFLTENRKEEGLVVTLSVAKNISLPVLRKISHFAFWLDKHREKEMTTTLARELAIRTPSLNTEVNSLSGGNQQKVVLAKWLSAAPKLMIFDEPTRGLDVGAKSEIHQLIRKLAANGTGILLISSELPELIGLSDRVLVMRKGRMVGELSAGQITEDRVLSLAAGEDE